From the genome of Miscanthus floridulus cultivar M001 chromosome 10, ASM1932011v1, whole genome shotgun sequence, one region includes:
- the LOC136489099 gene encoding UPF0481 protein At3g47200-like: MHCAVELKEAGIHLRKCNNTNVMGYKSRVLSLPTISIGHDGTAKIFLNMMAFERLHSDARSEATDYMIFMDNIVNSESDVALLRSKGIIKNLLSSDKEAAQLFNNLSRGAVLNPYSRLHEIRRKVNAHCGRPWNRCWAIFRYTYMRNPWVFISLMAAAILLIATLLQTIYSVMGFYKP, encoded by the coding sequence ATGCACTGTGCTGTAGAACTCAAAGAAGCAGGGATCCATTTGAGGAAGTGCAACAACACTAATGTCATGGGTTACAAAAGTCGTGTGCTTAGCTTACCAACAATCTCCATTGGCCATGATGGCACTGCGAAAATCTTCCTTAATATGATGGCGTTTGAACGGCTACATAGTGACGCCAGGAGTGAGGCGACAGACTATATGATCTTCATGGACAACATCGTTAACTCTGAAAGCGATGTCGCACTGCTGAGATCCAAAGGGATCATCAAGAACTTGTTGAGCAGCGACAAAGAGGCGGCACAGCTGTTCAACAACCTGAGCAGGGGGGCGGTGTTGAACCCATACAGCAGGCTGCACGAAATTCGTCGAAAGGTGAATGCACATTGCGGGAGGCCTTGGAACAGGTGTTGGGCCATCTTCCGGTACACCTACATGAGGAACCCGTGGGTTTTCATTTCCCTCATGGCTGCTGCAATCCTCCTCATCGCCACCCTCCTGCAGACCATTTATTCTGTCATGGGCTTCTACAAACCCTGA